From a region of the Castanea sativa cultivar Marrone di Chiusa Pesio chromosome 10, ASM4071231v1 genome:
- the LOC142613851 gene encoding uncharacterized protein LOC142613851, protein MAICSAKFVFLLFLLSAIPIAYLISLELANPPTHVYHYHSSGWFRECAKWDHLNSRFLVSFLEGGVAQLSLPKGGDDSTVTVLEELTVIKDVDLAGNGSLGIVVDRQRNRLLVVSADVIGNKYGALAAYDLSTWQRLFLTHLSGPSDGKSFADDVAVDVEGNAYVTDAQGGKLWKVGVDGKFLSIIKSPLFTPKEWYKNLVGLNGIVYHPDGYLIVIHTFSGNLFKIDLASGEEVKLVKVVGGPLTFGDGLELVSPTKLVVAGATARLVESSDGWETASVAATFSGPKHRLATSATVKDGKVYLSHLLGMGYPKKKHAIVEAVFSA, encoded by the exons ATGGCTATTTGCTCCGCCAAGTTTGTGTTCCTTCTCTTCCTCCTCTCAGCCATACCCATCGCCTACCTCATCTCTCTCGAGCTCGCCAACCCTCCAACCCACGTATACCACTACCACAGCTCCGGCTGGTTCCGCGAGTGTGCCAAGTGGGACCATCTCAACAGTCGATTCCTCGTCTCTTTCCTCGAGGGTGGTGTGGCCCAGCTCTCTCTTCCCAAAGGCGGTGATGACTCCACCGTGACCGTGTTGGAGGAGCTCACCGTCATCAAAGACGTTGACTTGGCCGGAAATGGGTCCCTCGGTATCGTCGTTGACCGTCAGAGGAATCGTCTCTTAGTGGTCTCCGCCGATGTCATTGGGAACAAGTATGGTGCTCTCGCCGCCTATGATTTGTCCACGTGGCAGCGATTATTTCTCACCCACCTGAGTGGTCCAA GTGATGGGAAATCTTTTGCGGATGATGTAGCAGTTGATGTAGAAGGCAATGCATATGTCACTGATGCACAAGGTGGTAAACTTTGGAAGGTTGGGGTTGATGGCAAGTTCCTATCTATCATAAAAAGCCCACTCTTCACTCCAAAGGAGTGGTACAAAAACTTGGTTGGACTTAATGGAATTGTTTACCATCCAGATGGTTATTTGATCGTAATTCATACGTTTAGTGGCAATTTGTTTAAGATTGATTTAGCAAGTGGAGAGGAAGTTAAGTTGGTCAAGGTGGTTGGAGGGCCATTGACATTTGGGGATGGTTTGGAATTAGTCTCTCCAACCAAGCTTGTAGTTGCAGGGGCTACTGCGAGATTAGTGGAGAGCTCTGATGGGTGGGAGACGGCTTCCGTTGCAGCAACATTCTCCGGGCCTAAGCATCGATTGGCCACTTCTGCGACTGTGAAGGATGGGAAGGTGTATCTCAGTCACCTCCTAGGCATGGGGTACCCTAAGAAGAAGCATGCCATTGTTGAGGCGGTTTTTTCTGCTTGA
- the LOC142612146 gene encoding uncharacterized protein LOC142612146, with product MNKMVVTLLELLNMLKAAEDLIKKENTTVMLAEKSDSSLKLKPKGKNFKRKGSQSFNKAQGDKVNKDTEKKKAKGNCFHYGKPGHWKRNCRHYLASLKNDKPAEGVQGDPKAK from the exons ATGAATAAGATGGTAGTGACATTGTTAGAGCTGCTCAATATGTTGAAAGCAGCTGAGGATCTcatcaagaaagaaaatactACTGTAATGTTGGCTGAAAAATCTGATTCTTCTCTTAAGTTGAAGCCTAAGGGTAAGAACTTTAAGAGAAAAGGGTCTCAATCATTCAATAAGGCTCAAGGTGACAAAGTGAATAAGGACactgagaaaaagaaagcaaaaggaaaTTGTTTCCACTACGGTAAGCCTGGTCATTGGAAGAGAAACTGTCGCCATTATTTGGCTTCTCTAAAGAATGACAAACCTGCAGAAG GGGTTCAAGGAGACCCAAAGGCTAAATGA
- the LOC142612145 gene encoding uncharacterized protein LOC142612145, with product MTNFNPLAKILGENRFSGPNYVDWKRNLIIVLTTDKIAHVLNTEAPELALADATEEQRDASNKWHEADEMAKCYILASMTNVLQKQCQGLVTAQDMMMHLKEMFGEQSRSA from the coding sequence ATGACCAATTTTAATCCCTTAGCTAAGATTTTGGGTGAAAATCGATTCTCTGGACCAAACTATGTAGATTGGAAAAGGAACTTAATCATTGTTCTCACTACTGATAAGATAGCTCATGTCCTTAATACTGAGGCACCAGAACTTGCTTTAGCTGATGCCACTGAGGAGCAGAGAGATGCATCTAATAAGTGGCATGAGGCTGATGAAATGGCTAAATGCTACATATTGGCCTCTATGACCAATGTGTTGCAAAAACAATGCCAAGGTCTAGTTACAGCACAAGATATGATGATGCACCTCAAAGAGATGTTTGGAGAACAAAGCAGAAGTGCATGA